In the Periophthalmus magnuspinnatus isolate fPerMag1 chromosome 4, fPerMag1.2.pri, whole genome shotgun sequence genome, one interval contains:
- the tcf3b gene encoding transcription factor 3b isoform X7, whose product MFAPPVANGKNRPMTLASSQFGGSAIDERSGSGSWGSAEQNSPSFSQGRGYTEGSHYSEHEALSSPFLSSGITGKSERPPYPPFGSQPGFLPSDIALPSPDAMSPSGLKSSSQFYPSYTNNPRRRPTESSIDSQPKKIRKPPGLPSSVYASTSGDEYARDSSGYPGAKSGAVYPGSFYMQDPWSSSGYSAMLGNAHLGQPGSFSALNPQDRMNYPLHGSEVNGFHPAPTTYSHTPAINGEGIMATRGTTAGSSGDEIGKALASIYPSDHNSNNFSSAPSTPGSPQGITGAQSQWQRPTTPSYEGQPHALQNKMEDRLEEAIHVLRSHAVGQAPGLEGAHPDMHNLLSAVHNGALGGLSPAFPSASLALSNRHPAMGGKDEEAAGLPPSSTLLHGHHASGPTQSAGQPEGFSSLPGGMSRSTHSSSSSDIKREDKEDDENSSVADKSDDEKKDSKARSRSRKEAFALQMMSALSDPKDDDQCNEDDEDLPPEVKLERERERRVANNARERLRVRDINEAFKELGRMCQLHLSHDKPQTKLLILHQAVNVILNLEQQVRERNLNPKAACLKRREEEKVSGVVGESQMQLSGGHPSMPGDGHNSVGHM is encoded by the exons ATGTTTGCCCCACCAGTAGCCAATGGAAAGAACAGGCCCATGACCCTTGCCAGCAGTCAGTTTGGTGGATCAG CGATAGATGAGCGCAGTGGCTCTGGGTCCTGGGGATCAGCTGAACAGAACAGTCCTTCCTTCAGTCAAGGACGg GGTTACACTGAAGGATCTCACTACAGCGAGCATGAGGCCTTGTCCTCTCCTTTCCTCAGTTCTGGCATCACAG gtaaAAGTGAGAGGCCACCTTACCCTCCATTTGGAAGCCAG CCTGGGTTTCTTCCGAGCGACATAGCGTTGCCAAGCCCGGATGCCATGTCTCCCTCTGGTCTGAAATCCAGCTCCCAGTTTTACCCCTCGTACACTAACAATCCAAGGAGAAGGCCTACCGAGAGCAGCATAG ACTCTCAGCCAAAGAAGATTCGGAAACCCCCTGGCCTGCCATCCTCG GTGTATGCTTCCACATCTGGTGATGAGTATGCCAGAGACAGCAGCGGATATCCTGGTGCTAAATCTGGAGCTGTCTACCCAGGCTCTTTCTACATGCAAG ATCCCTGGTCATCTTCTGGATACTCTGCCATGCTCGGCAATGCCCACCTTGGTCAGCCAGGTTCTTTCTCTGCGTTAAATCCACAGGACAGGATG AACTATCCTCTACATGGCAGTGAGGTCAACGGCTTTCACCCAGCCCCCACAACCTACAGTCACACACCCGCTATCAACGGGGAAGGCATCATGG CTACTCGAGGCACTACCGCTGGCAGCTCAGGCGATGAAATTGGCAAAGCTCTTGCCTCA ATTTACCCGTCGGACCATAACAGTAATAACTTCTCATCAGCCCCATCAACACCTGGGTCTCCTCAGGGAATTACAG GAGCTCAATCTCAGTGGCAAAGGCCTACCACACCCAGCTATGAAGGGCAGCCTCATGCACTG CAGAATAAAATGGAGGATCGTTTAGAAGAGGCCATACATGTACTGCGTAGTCATGCTGTTGGCCAGGCCCCTGGTTTGGAGGGTGCCCACCCCGACATGCACAACCTGCTGTCCGCTGTGCACAATGGGGCCCTTGGGGGCCTCTCTCCAGCTTTCCCCAGCGCCAGTCTTGCTTTGAGCAACAGACATCCTGCAATG gGTGGAAAAGATGAGGAGGCCGCAGGTCTTCCTCCAAGCAGCACTCTTCTCCACGGTCATCACGCATCTGGACCCACACAGTCAGCTGGGCAGCCTGAAGGCTTTAGCA GTCTCCCTGGAGGCATGTCCCGCTCCACACACTCCTCCAGCAGCTCTGACATCAAGAGAGAGGACAAGGAAGATGACGAAAATTCATCAGTGGCAGACAAATCAGATGATGAGAAGAAGGATTCTAAAGCCCGCAGCCGCAGCAG AAAGGAGGCGTTCGCCCTCCAGATGATGTCTGCCCTTTCAGATCCGAAAGATGATGA TCAGTGTAATGAAGACGATGAGGACTTGCCCCCTGAGGTGAAGCTGGAGCGCGAGAGGGAACGGCGAGTTGCTAACAATGCCCGCGAGCGCCTCAGAGTACGAGACATCAATGAGGCGTTTAAGGAGCTTGGGAGAATGTGCCAGCTGCACCTCAGCCATGACAAACCTCAGACCAAACTCCTCATCCTGCACCAAGCTGTCAACGTCATCCTCAATTTAGAACAACAAGTCAGAG AGCGCAACCTTAACCCTAAGGCAGCATGTTTAAAGcgtagagaagaggagaaggtatCTGGTGTTGTGGGCGAATCTCAAATGCAGCTCTCAGGAGGTCATCCGAGCATGCCAGGCGATGGCCACAACTCGGTCGGTCACATGTAA
- the tcf3b gene encoding transcription factor 3b isoform X1, with translation MNEQQQRMAAVGTDKELSDLLDFSAMFAPPVANGKNRPMTLASSQFGGSAIDERSGSGSWGSAEQNSPSFSQGRGYTEGSHYSEHEALSSPFLSSGITGKSERPPYPPFGSQPGFLPSDIALPSPDAMSPSGLKSSSQFYPSYTNNPRRRPTESSIDSQPKKIRKPPGLPSSVYASTSGDEYARDSSGYPGAKSGAVYPGSFYMQEDPWSSSGYSAMLGNAHLGQPGSFSALNPQDRMNYPLHGSEVNGFHPAPTTYSHTPAINGEGIMATRGTTAGSSGDEIGKALASIYPSDHNSNNFSSAPSTPGSPQGITGAQSQWQRPTTPSYEGQPHALQNKMEDRLEEAIHVLRSHAVGQAPGLEGAHPDMHNLLSAVHNGALGGLSPAFPSASLALSNRHPAMGGKDEEAAGLPPSSTLLHGHHASGPTQSAGQPEGFSSLPGGMSRSTHSSSSSDIKREDKEDDENSSVADKSDDEKKDSKARSRSRKEAFALQMMSALSDPKDDDQCNEDDEDLPPEVKLERERERRVANNARERLRVRDINEAFKELGRMCQLHLSHDKPQTKLLILHQAVNVILNLEQQVRERNLNPKAACLKRREEEKVSGVVGESQMQLSGGHPSMPGDGHNSVGHM, from the exons ATGAACGAACAGCAGCAAAGAATGGCTGCAGTTGGAACAGACAAGGAACTAAGCGACCTCCTGGATTTCAGCGCG ATGTTTGCCCCACCAGTAGCCAATGGAAAGAACAGGCCCATGACCCTTGCCAGCAGTCAGTTTGGTGGATCAG CGATAGATGAGCGCAGTGGCTCTGGGTCCTGGGGATCAGCTGAACAGAACAGTCCTTCCTTCAGTCAAGGACGg GGTTACACTGAAGGATCTCACTACAGCGAGCATGAGGCCTTGTCCTCTCCTTTCCTCAGTTCTGGCATCACAG gtaaAAGTGAGAGGCCACCTTACCCTCCATTTGGAAGCCAG CCTGGGTTTCTTCCGAGCGACATAGCGTTGCCAAGCCCGGATGCCATGTCTCCCTCTGGTCTGAAATCCAGCTCCCAGTTTTACCCCTCGTACACTAACAATCCAAGGAGAAGGCCTACCGAGAGCAGCATAG ACTCTCAGCCAAAGAAGATTCGGAAACCCCCTGGCCTGCCATCCTCG GTGTATGCTTCCACATCTGGTGATGAGTATGCCAGAGACAGCAGCGGATATCCTGGTGCTAAATCTGGAGCTGTCTACCCAGGCTCTTTCTACATGCAAG AAGATCCCTGGTCATCTTCTGGATACTCTGCCATGCTCGGCAATGCCCACCTTGGTCAGCCAGGTTCTTTCTCTGCGTTAAATCCACAGGACAGGATG AACTATCCTCTACATGGCAGTGAGGTCAACGGCTTTCACCCAGCCCCCACAACCTACAGTCACACACCCGCTATCAACGGGGAAGGCATCATGG CTACTCGAGGCACTACCGCTGGCAGCTCAGGCGATGAAATTGGCAAAGCTCTTGCCTCA ATTTACCCGTCGGACCATAACAGTAATAACTTCTCATCAGCCCCATCAACACCTGGGTCTCCTCAGGGAATTACAG GAGCTCAATCTCAGTGGCAAAGGCCTACCACACCCAGCTATGAAGGGCAGCCTCATGCACTG CAGAATAAAATGGAGGATCGTTTAGAAGAGGCCATACATGTACTGCGTAGTCATGCTGTTGGCCAGGCCCCTGGTTTGGAGGGTGCCCACCCCGACATGCACAACCTGCTGTCCGCTGTGCACAATGGGGCCCTTGGGGGCCTCTCTCCAGCTTTCCCCAGCGCCAGTCTTGCTTTGAGCAACAGACATCCTGCAATG gGTGGAAAAGATGAGGAGGCCGCAGGTCTTCCTCCAAGCAGCACTCTTCTCCACGGTCATCACGCATCTGGACCCACACAGTCAGCTGGGCAGCCTGAAGGCTTTAGCA GTCTCCCTGGAGGCATGTCCCGCTCCACACACTCCTCCAGCAGCTCTGACATCAAGAGAGAGGACAAGGAAGATGACGAAAATTCATCAGTGGCAGACAAATCAGATGATGAGAAGAAGGATTCTAAAGCCCGCAGCCGCAGCAG AAAGGAGGCGTTCGCCCTCCAGATGATGTCTGCCCTTTCAGATCCGAAAGATGATGA TCAGTGTAATGAAGACGATGAGGACTTGCCCCCTGAGGTGAAGCTGGAGCGCGAGAGGGAACGGCGAGTTGCTAACAATGCCCGCGAGCGCCTCAGAGTACGAGACATCAATGAGGCGTTTAAGGAGCTTGGGAGAATGTGCCAGCTGCACCTCAGCCATGACAAACCTCAGACCAAACTCCTCATCCTGCACCAAGCTGTCAACGTCATCCTCAATTTAGAACAACAAGTCAGAG AGCGCAACCTTAACCCTAAGGCAGCATGTTTAAAGcgtagagaagaggagaaggtatCTGGTGTTGTGGGCGAATCTCAAATGCAGCTCTCAGGAGGTCATCCGAGCATGCCAGGCGATGGCCACAACTCGGTCGGTCACATGTAA
- the tcf3b gene encoding transcription factor 3b isoform X4, whose protein sequence is MNEQQQRMAAVGTDKELSDLLDFSAMFAPPVANGKNRPMTLASSQFGGSAIDERSGSGSWGSAEQNSPSFSQGRGYTEGSHYSEHEALSSPFLSSGITGKSERPPYPPFGSQPGFLPSDIALPSPDAMSPSGLKSSSQFYPSYTNNPRRRPTESSIDSQPKKIRKPPGLPSSVYASTSGDEYARDSSGYPGAKSGAVYPGSFYMQDPWSSSGYSAMLGNAHLGQPGSFSALNPQDRMNYPLHGSEVNGFHPAPTTYSHTPAINGEGIMATRGTTAGSSGDEIGKALASIYPSDHNSNNFSSAPSTPGSPQGITGAQSQWQRPTTPSYEGQPHALNKMEDRLEEAIHVLRSHAVGQAPGLEGAHPDMHNLLSAVHNGALGGLSPAFPSASLALSNRHPAMGGKDEEAAGLPPSSTLLHGHHASGPTQSAGQPEGFSSLPGGMSRSTHSSSSSDIKREDKEDDENSSVADKSDDEKKDSKARSRSRKEAFALQMMSALSDPKDDDQCNEDDEDLPPEVKLERERERRVANNARERLRVRDINEAFKELGRMCQLHLSHDKPQTKLLILHQAVNVILNLEQQVRERNLNPKAACLKRREEEKVSGVVGESQMQLSGGHPSMPGDGHNSVGHM, encoded by the exons ATGAACGAACAGCAGCAAAGAATGGCTGCAGTTGGAACAGACAAGGAACTAAGCGACCTCCTGGATTTCAGCGCG ATGTTTGCCCCACCAGTAGCCAATGGAAAGAACAGGCCCATGACCCTTGCCAGCAGTCAGTTTGGTGGATCAG CGATAGATGAGCGCAGTGGCTCTGGGTCCTGGGGATCAGCTGAACAGAACAGTCCTTCCTTCAGTCAAGGACGg GGTTACACTGAAGGATCTCACTACAGCGAGCATGAGGCCTTGTCCTCTCCTTTCCTCAGTTCTGGCATCACAG gtaaAAGTGAGAGGCCACCTTACCCTCCATTTGGAAGCCAG CCTGGGTTTCTTCCGAGCGACATAGCGTTGCCAAGCCCGGATGCCATGTCTCCCTCTGGTCTGAAATCCAGCTCCCAGTTTTACCCCTCGTACACTAACAATCCAAGGAGAAGGCCTACCGAGAGCAGCATAG ACTCTCAGCCAAAGAAGATTCGGAAACCCCCTGGCCTGCCATCCTCG GTGTATGCTTCCACATCTGGTGATGAGTATGCCAGAGACAGCAGCGGATATCCTGGTGCTAAATCTGGAGCTGTCTACCCAGGCTCTTTCTACATGCAAG ATCCCTGGTCATCTTCTGGATACTCTGCCATGCTCGGCAATGCCCACCTTGGTCAGCCAGGTTCTTTCTCTGCGTTAAATCCACAGGACAGGATG AACTATCCTCTACATGGCAGTGAGGTCAACGGCTTTCACCCAGCCCCCACAACCTACAGTCACACACCCGCTATCAACGGGGAAGGCATCATGG CTACTCGAGGCACTACCGCTGGCAGCTCAGGCGATGAAATTGGCAAAGCTCTTGCCTCA ATTTACCCGTCGGACCATAACAGTAATAACTTCTCATCAGCCCCATCAACACCTGGGTCTCCTCAGGGAATTACAG GAGCTCAATCTCAGTGGCAAAGGCCTACCACACCCAGCTATGAAGGGCAGCCTCATGCACTG AATAAAATGGAGGATCGTTTAGAAGAGGCCATACATGTACTGCGTAGTCATGCTGTTGGCCAGGCCCCTGGTTTGGAGGGTGCCCACCCCGACATGCACAACCTGCTGTCCGCTGTGCACAATGGGGCCCTTGGGGGCCTCTCTCCAGCTTTCCCCAGCGCCAGTCTTGCTTTGAGCAACAGACATCCTGCAATG gGTGGAAAAGATGAGGAGGCCGCAGGTCTTCCTCCAAGCAGCACTCTTCTCCACGGTCATCACGCATCTGGACCCACACAGTCAGCTGGGCAGCCTGAAGGCTTTAGCA GTCTCCCTGGAGGCATGTCCCGCTCCACACACTCCTCCAGCAGCTCTGACATCAAGAGAGAGGACAAGGAAGATGACGAAAATTCATCAGTGGCAGACAAATCAGATGATGAGAAGAAGGATTCTAAAGCCCGCAGCCGCAGCAG AAAGGAGGCGTTCGCCCTCCAGATGATGTCTGCCCTTTCAGATCCGAAAGATGATGA TCAGTGTAATGAAGACGATGAGGACTTGCCCCCTGAGGTGAAGCTGGAGCGCGAGAGGGAACGGCGAGTTGCTAACAATGCCCGCGAGCGCCTCAGAGTACGAGACATCAATGAGGCGTTTAAGGAGCTTGGGAGAATGTGCCAGCTGCACCTCAGCCATGACAAACCTCAGACCAAACTCCTCATCCTGCACCAAGCTGTCAACGTCATCCTCAATTTAGAACAACAAGTCAGAG AGCGCAACCTTAACCCTAAGGCAGCATGTTTAAAGcgtagagaagaggagaaggtatCTGGTGTTGTGGGCGAATCTCAAATGCAGCTCTCAGGAGGTCATCCGAGCATGCCAGGCGATGGCCACAACTCGGTCGGTCACATGTAA
- the tcf3b gene encoding transcription factor 3b isoform X6 yields MFAPPVANGKNRPMTLASSQFGGSAIDERSGSGSWGSAEQNSPSFSQGRGYTEGSHYSEHEALSSPFLSSGITGKSERPPYPPFGSQPGFLPSDIALPSPDAMSPSGLKSSSQFYPSYTNNPRRRPTESSIDSQPKKIRKPPGLPSSVYASTSGDEYARDSSGYPGAKSGAVYPGSFYMQEDPWSSSGYSAMLGNAHLGQPGSFSALNPQDRMNYPLHGSEVNGFHPAPTTYSHTPAINGEGIMATRGTTAGSSGDEIGKALASIYPSDHNSNNFSSAPSTPGSPQGITGAQSQWQRPTTPSYEGQPHALQNKMEDRLEEAIHVLRSHAVGQAPGLEGAHPDMHNLLSAVHNGALGGLSPAFPSASLALSNRHPAMGGKDEEAAGLPPSSTLLHGHHASGPTQSAGQPEGFSSLPGGMSRSTHSSSSSDIKREDKEDDENSSVADKSDDEKKDSKARSRSRKEAFALQMMSALSDPKDDDQCNEDDEDLPPEVKLERERERRVANNARERLRVRDINEAFKELGRMCQLHLSHDKPQTKLLILHQAVNVILNLEQQVRERNLNPKAACLKRREEEKVSGVVGESQMQLSGGHPSMPGDGHNSVGHM; encoded by the exons ATGTTTGCCCCACCAGTAGCCAATGGAAAGAACAGGCCCATGACCCTTGCCAGCAGTCAGTTTGGTGGATCAG CGATAGATGAGCGCAGTGGCTCTGGGTCCTGGGGATCAGCTGAACAGAACAGTCCTTCCTTCAGTCAAGGACGg GGTTACACTGAAGGATCTCACTACAGCGAGCATGAGGCCTTGTCCTCTCCTTTCCTCAGTTCTGGCATCACAG gtaaAAGTGAGAGGCCACCTTACCCTCCATTTGGAAGCCAG CCTGGGTTTCTTCCGAGCGACATAGCGTTGCCAAGCCCGGATGCCATGTCTCCCTCTGGTCTGAAATCCAGCTCCCAGTTTTACCCCTCGTACACTAACAATCCAAGGAGAAGGCCTACCGAGAGCAGCATAG ACTCTCAGCCAAAGAAGATTCGGAAACCCCCTGGCCTGCCATCCTCG GTGTATGCTTCCACATCTGGTGATGAGTATGCCAGAGACAGCAGCGGATATCCTGGTGCTAAATCTGGAGCTGTCTACCCAGGCTCTTTCTACATGCAAG AAGATCCCTGGTCATCTTCTGGATACTCTGCCATGCTCGGCAATGCCCACCTTGGTCAGCCAGGTTCTTTCTCTGCGTTAAATCCACAGGACAGGATG AACTATCCTCTACATGGCAGTGAGGTCAACGGCTTTCACCCAGCCCCCACAACCTACAGTCACACACCCGCTATCAACGGGGAAGGCATCATGG CTACTCGAGGCACTACCGCTGGCAGCTCAGGCGATGAAATTGGCAAAGCTCTTGCCTCA ATTTACCCGTCGGACCATAACAGTAATAACTTCTCATCAGCCCCATCAACACCTGGGTCTCCTCAGGGAATTACAG GAGCTCAATCTCAGTGGCAAAGGCCTACCACACCCAGCTATGAAGGGCAGCCTCATGCACTG CAGAATAAAATGGAGGATCGTTTAGAAGAGGCCATACATGTACTGCGTAGTCATGCTGTTGGCCAGGCCCCTGGTTTGGAGGGTGCCCACCCCGACATGCACAACCTGCTGTCCGCTGTGCACAATGGGGCCCTTGGGGGCCTCTCTCCAGCTTTCCCCAGCGCCAGTCTTGCTTTGAGCAACAGACATCCTGCAATG gGTGGAAAAGATGAGGAGGCCGCAGGTCTTCCTCCAAGCAGCACTCTTCTCCACGGTCATCACGCATCTGGACCCACACAGTCAGCTGGGCAGCCTGAAGGCTTTAGCA GTCTCCCTGGAGGCATGTCCCGCTCCACACACTCCTCCAGCAGCTCTGACATCAAGAGAGAGGACAAGGAAGATGACGAAAATTCATCAGTGGCAGACAAATCAGATGATGAGAAGAAGGATTCTAAAGCCCGCAGCCGCAGCAG AAAGGAGGCGTTCGCCCTCCAGATGATGTCTGCCCTTTCAGATCCGAAAGATGATGA TCAGTGTAATGAAGACGATGAGGACTTGCCCCCTGAGGTGAAGCTGGAGCGCGAGAGGGAACGGCGAGTTGCTAACAATGCCCGCGAGCGCCTCAGAGTACGAGACATCAATGAGGCGTTTAAGGAGCTTGGGAGAATGTGCCAGCTGCACCTCAGCCATGACAAACCTCAGACCAAACTCCTCATCCTGCACCAAGCTGTCAACGTCATCCTCAATTTAGAACAACAAGTCAGAG AGCGCAACCTTAACCCTAAGGCAGCATGTTTAAAGcgtagagaagaggagaaggtatCTGGTGTTGTGGGCGAATCTCAAATGCAGCTCTCAGGAGGTCATCCGAGCATGCCAGGCGATGGCCACAACTCGGTCGGTCACATGTAA
- the tcf3b gene encoding transcription factor 3b isoform X5, translating to MNEQQQRMAAVGTDKELSDLLDFSAMFAPPVANGKNRPMTLASSQFGGSAIDERSGSGSWGSAEQNSPSFSQGRGYTEGSHYSEHEALSSPFLSSGITGKSERPPYPPFGSQPGFLPSDIALPSPDAMSPSGLKSSSQFYPSYTNNPRRRPTESSIDSQPKKIRKPPGLPSSVYASTSGDEYARDSSGYPGAKSGAVYPGSFYMQEDPWSSSGYSAMLGNAHLGQPGSFSALNPQDRMNYPLHGSEVNGFHPAPTTYSHTPAINGEGIMATRGTTAGSSGDEIGKALASIYPSDHNSNNFSSAPSTPGSPQGITGAQSQWQRPTTPSYEGQPHALQNKMEDRLEEAIHVLRSHAVGQAPGLEGAHPDMHNLLSAVHNGALGGLSPAFPSASLALSNRHPAMGGKDEEAAGLPPSSTLLHGHHASGPTQSAGQPEGFSSLPGGMSRSTHSSSSSDIKREDKEDDENSSVADKSDDEKKDSKARSRSSQCNEDDEDLPPEVKLERERERRVANNARERLRVRDINEAFKELGRMCQLHLSHDKPQTKLLILHQAVNVILNLEQQVRERNLNPKAACLKRREEEKVSGVVGESQMQLSGGHPSMPGDGHNSVGHM from the exons ATGAACGAACAGCAGCAAAGAATGGCTGCAGTTGGAACAGACAAGGAACTAAGCGACCTCCTGGATTTCAGCGCG ATGTTTGCCCCACCAGTAGCCAATGGAAAGAACAGGCCCATGACCCTTGCCAGCAGTCAGTTTGGTGGATCAG CGATAGATGAGCGCAGTGGCTCTGGGTCCTGGGGATCAGCTGAACAGAACAGTCCTTCCTTCAGTCAAGGACGg GGTTACACTGAAGGATCTCACTACAGCGAGCATGAGGCCTTGTCCTCTCCTTTCCTCAGTTCTGGCATCACAG gtaaAAGTGAGAGGCCACCTTACCCTCCATTTGGAAGCCAG CCTGGGTTTCTTCCGAGCGACATAGCGTTGCCAAGCCCGGATGCCATGTCTCCCTCTGGTCTGAAATCCAGCTCCCAGTTTTACCCCTCGTACACTAACAATCCAAGGAGAAGGCCTACCGAGAGCAGCATAG ACTCTCAGCCAAAGAAGATTCGGAAACCCCCTGGCCTGCCATCCTCG GTGTATGCTTCCACATCTGGTGATGAGTATGCCAGAGACAGCAGCGGATATCCTGGTGCTAAATCTGGAGCTGTCTACCCAGGCTCTTTCTACATGCAAG AAGATCCCTGGTCATCTTCTGGATACTCTGCCATGCTCGGCAATGCCCACCTTGGTCAGCCAGGTTCTTTCTCTGCGTTAAATCCACAGGACAGGATG AACTATCCTCTACATGGCAGTGAGGTCAACGGCTTTCACCCAGCCCCCACAACCTACAGTCACACACCCGCTATCAACGGGGAAGGCATCATGG CTACTCGAGGCACTACCGCTGGCAGCTCAGGCGATGAAATTGGCAAAGCTCTTGCCTCA ATTTACCCGTCGGACCATAACAGTAATAACTTCTCATCAGCCCCATCAACACCTGGGTCTCCTCAGGGAATTACAG GAGCTCAATCTCAGTGGCAAAGGCCTACCACACCCAGCTATGAAGGGCAGCCTCATGCACTG CAGAATAAAATGGAGGATCGTTTAGAAGAGGCCATACATGTACTGCGTAGTCATGCTGTTGGCCAGGCCCCTGGTTTGGAGGGTGCCCACCCCGACATGCACAACCTGCTGTCCGCTGTGCACAATGGGGCCCTTGGGGGCCTCTCTCCAGCTTTCCCCAGCGCCAGTCTTGCTTTGAGCAACAGACATCCTGCAATG gGTGGAAAAGATGAGGAGGCCGCAGGTCTTCCTCCAAGCAGCACTCTTCTCCACGGTCATCACGCATCTGGACCCACACAGTCAGCTGGGCAGCCTGAAGGCTTTAGCA GTCTCCCTGGAGGCATGTCCCGCTCCACACACTCCTCCAGCAGCTCTGACATCAAGAGAGAGGACAAGGAAGATGACGAAAATTCATCAGTGGCAGACAAATCAGATGATGAGAAGAAGGATTCTAAAGCCCGCAGCCGCAGCAG TCAGTGTAATGAAGACGATGAGGACTTGCCCCCTGAGGTGAAGCTGGAGCGCGAGAGGGAACGGCGAGTTGCTAACAATGCCCGCGAGCGCCTCAGAGTACGAGACATCAATGAGGCGTTTAAGGAGCTTGGGAGAATGTGCCAGCTGCACCTCAGCCATGACAAACCTCAGACCAAACTCCTCATCCTGCACCAAGCTGTCAACGTCATCCTCAATTTAGAACAACAAGTCAGAG AGCGCAACCTTAACCCTAAGGCAGCATGTTTAAAGcgtagagaagaggagaaggtatCTGGTGTTGTGGGCGAATCTCAAATGCAGCTCTCAGGAGGTCATCCGAGCATGCCAGGCGATGGCCACAACTCGGTCGGTCACATGTAA